The Geoanaerobacter pelophilus genome includes a region encoding these proteins:
- the tgt gene encoding tRNA guanosine(34) transglycosylase Tgt, translating into MSAINFTLIKQDGQARLGSLKTPHGTIDTPIFMPVGTQATVKAMTPDELKQLGAQIILGNTYHLYLRPGHELIARMGGLHEFMGWNGPILTDSGGFQVFSLGELRKITEEGVRFQSHLDGSYHMLTPEKSIEVQEALGSDIMMCFDECPPSPGDRAYVSRSLEMTTRWARRCKDAQRRDDQALFGIVQGGIFEDLRARSACELQEISFDGYALGGVSVGEEKERMLDVMNFTAPYLPVDKPRYVMGIGTPEDLVEGINAGFDMFDCVMPTRNARNGMLFTSFGRVNIKGAIYAEDRGPIDPECSCYVCRNFSRAYLRHLYRAGEILASRLNTWHNLNYYLDLMSQARKAISDGRFADFRRDFYAKRDKTC; encoded by the coding sequence TTGTCTGCCATAAATTTCACGCTTATCAAGCAGGACGGCCAGGCCCGTCTCGGCTCTTTGAAAACTCCGCATGGGACAATCGACACCCCGATTTTCATGCCGGTAGGTACCCAGGCAACCGTTAAGGCGATGACCCCGGATGAACTCAAGCAGCTCGGGGCACAGATAATTCTCGGCAATACCTATCATCTGTATCTACGGCCCGGCCATGAGCTGATCGCTCGAATGGGCGGCCTGCACGAGTTCATGGGATGGAATGGTCCTATACTTACCGACAGCGGTGGCTTCCAGGTGTTCAGTCTCGGTGAGCTTCGCAAGATTACCGAGGAGGGAGTGCGCTTCCAGTCTCATCTGGACGGTTCTTACCACATGCTGACTCCGGAAAAGTCGATTGAGGTACAGGAAGCCCTTGGTAGCGACATCATGATGTGCTTTGACGAATGCCCCCCCTCTCCGGGCGACAGGGCCTATGTCAGCCGGTCGCTTGAGATGACGACCCGTTGGGCCAGGCGTTGCAAGGATGCGCAGCGGCGCGATGATCAGGCGCTTTTCGGCATTGTTCAGGGGGGGATCTTCGAGGACCTGCGGGCACGGAGCGCATGTGAGCTGCAAGAAATATCCTTTGACGGTTATGCCCTAGGTGGGGTATCGGTAGGCGAGGAAAAAGAGCGGATGCTCGACGTGATGAATTTTACCGCGCCTTATCTCCCGGTAGACAAGCCTCGTTATGTCATGGGGATCGGCACACCTGAGGATCTGGTGGAAGGGATCAATGCCGGCTTTGACATGTTCGACTGCGTAATGCCTACGCGAAATGCCAGAAATGGCATGCTCTTTACGAGTTTTGGCCGGGTCAATATCAAGGGTGCGATCTATGCCGAGGACCGTGGTCCGATTGATCCCGAATGCAGCTGTTATGTCTGTCGCAACTTCAGCCGCGCCTATCTGCGCCACCTTTACCGGGCCGGCGAGATTCTGGCGTCACGGCTCAATACCTGGCACAATCTCAACTACTATCTTGATCTGATGTCCCAGGCGCGTAAGGCGATCAGTGACGGGCGGTTTGCCGATTTCCGCCGTGATTTTTATGCAAAAAGAGATAAAACCTGTTAA
- the secD gene encoding protein translocase subunit SecD — MTKGFGSRVVLTLLFLLLSFVFLTPTLVSKLPSWWKGMMPTDKIHLGLDLQGGTHLVLEVDTVKAVEGALDLIATDLEDTLTAQNLRYKRIGRIAPDKVQLTLYDKGTSDNVQAQIKKKYPEMELLSPSEEGGFVNIQIRMNDKVAQDRKDKAVAQALETIRNRIDQFGVSEPTIQREGINHIVVQLPGIKDPKRAIELIGKTARLEFKLVDENVNAAMATPGTLPEDEELLMEKKVDQTTGAVSETPLVVKRKAMITGDLLTDAQVRIDSQFNQPYVAIEFNSTGARLFDQVTAANVGKRFAIVLDSNIYSAPVIRERISGGSAQISGSFTEKEAADLAIVLRAGSLPAPVHIIQNETVGPSLGQDSINKGLMAGLIGVLLVVVFMTVYYKASGLIANLGMVLNIVFLMGALAALGATLTLPGIAAIVLLVGMSVDSNVLIFERIREELRLGKTPSAGVDSGYDKAFLTIMDSHVTTLITAAVLFQFGTGPVKGFAVSLSLGIIINLFTSLVVTKVVFDFCLSRLRVKKLSI; from the coding sequence ATGACAAAAGGTTTTGGCTCACGCGTTGTTTTAACCCTGTTGTTCCTGCTACTGTCGTTTGTCTTTTTGACTCCGACCCTTGTCAGCAAGTTGCCGTCCTGGTGGAAAGGGATGATGCCGACCGATAAGATCCATCTTGGTCTGGATCTCCAGGGGGGAACTCATCTGGTGTTGGAAGTGGACACGGTCAAGGCGGTTGAAGGTGCGCTTGACCTGATCGCAACTGACCTGGAAGACACCCTGACGGCTCAAAACCTCCGTTACAAGCGTATCGGACGGATTGCTCCCGACAAAGTCCAGCTTACCCTGTACGACAAGGGGACTTCTGACAATGTTCAGGCGCAGATCAAAAAGAAATATCCGGAGATGGAACTGCTCTCACCCTCTGAAGAGGGGGGATTCGTCAATATCCAGATCAGGATGAACGACAAGGTGGCCCAGGACCGTAAGGACAAGGCTGTTGCCCAGGCGCTGGAGACCATCAGGAACAGGATCGACCAGTTCGGTGTTTCCGAGCCGACCATTCAGCGTGAGGGGATCAACCATATCGTTGTCCAGCTGCCTGGCATCAAGGACCCGAAACGCGCCATCGAGCTGATCGGCAAGACGGCTCGTCTGGAATTCAAGCTGGTTGACGAAAATGTCAATGCTGCTATGGCAACTCCCGGGACCCTTCCCGAGGATGAAGAGCTGCTGATGGAGAAGAAGGTTGACCAGACTACCGGAGCGGTATCGGAAACGCCGCTGGTAGTTAAAAGAAAGGCGATGATCACCGGTGACCTGCTTACCGATGCCCAGGTCCGGATCGATTCGCAGTTCAACCAGCCTTATGTGGCGATCGAGTTCAACTCAACCGGAGCACGCCTGTTTGACCAGGTTACTGCGGCCAATGTCGGCAAGCGGTTTGCCATAGTTCTGGACAGCAACATCTATTCAGCGCCGGTAATTCGCGAGCGGATCTCAGGCGGCAGCGCCCAGATATCTGGATCCTTCACCGAGAAGGAAGCTGCAGACCTTGCCATTGTCCTGCGTGCCGGCTCTTTGCCGGCCCCGGTTCATATTATCCAGAACGAAACGGTCGGACCATCCCTCGGACAGGACTCCATTAACAAGGGTCTCATGGCCGGTCTGATCGGGGTGCTGCTGGTCGTTGTGTTCATGACTGTCTATTACAAGGCCTCCGGCCTGATCGCCAACCTTGGGATGGTGCTCAACATTGTCTTTCTTATGGGAGCGCTTGCTGCGCTTGGCGCAACCCTTACCCTCCCGGGTATTGCCGCTATCGTTCTGTTGGTCGGGATGTCGGTTGACTCCAACGTTCTCATCTTTGAGAGGATCCGGGAGGAGCTGCGGCTCGGCAAGACGCCGTCAGCCGGCGTGGACTCCGGTTATGACAAGGCGTTCCTGACGATCATGGACTCCCATGTAACAACGCTCATCACGGCTGCAGTGCTCTTCCAGTTCGGCACGGGACCGGTCAAAGGGTTTGCCGTTTCCCTTTCTCTTGGTATCATAATCAACCTGTTTACCTCCCTGGTGGTTACCAAGGTGGTCTTCGACTTCTGCCTGAGCCGCCTCAGGGTCAAGAAACTGAGCATTTAA
- the yajC gene encoding preprotein translocase subunit YajC, with amino-acid sequence MLGLAFAMGTPPGGAPAGGPQSALMNLVPLVLMFAIFYFLLIRPQQKKAKEHRALLDNIKKGDQVITAGGMHGKVTALDDAVVTLEIASGVNVKFNKGHIASVVKKD; translated from the coding sequence ATGTTAGGATTGGCATTTGCAATGGGGACTCCGCCAGGTGGCGCCCCGGCGGGCGGCCCACAGAGCGCCCTTATGAATCTTGTACCGTTGGTGCTTATGTTTGCCATCTTCTACTTTTTGCTGATTCGGCCGCAGCAGAAGAAGGCAAAGGAGCATCGGGCACTGCTCGACAATATCAAGAAGGGCGATCAGGTGATTACTGCCGGCGGCATGCATGGCAAAGTCACAGCCCTGGATGACGCTGTCGTTACCCTGGAGATAGCATCCGGAGTAAACGTCAAATTTAACAAAGGGCATATCGCTTCAGTAGTAAAAAAAGACTGA
- a CDS encoding tetratricopeptide repeat protein — MNREQILVAAVALIAGLLIGYMIFTGKAEKAQQTQSAIPMGSGSPTDYQARIAEAEKLVAKEPGNRQAWVQLGNDYFDTDQAQKAITAYGKALELDPKDPNILTDQGIMYRKMGWFDKAMANFEKANQIDPRHSQSLMNLGVVYASDLKQPDKAIAAWEKFLTIDSTSPTAQQVKGMIEQIKTNPQGMSQGMK; from the coding sequence TTGAACAGGGAACAGATACTTGTAGCAGCAGTGGCGCTGATCGCAGGTCTTCTTATCGGTTACATGATATTCACCGGCAAGGCCGAAAAGGCCCAACAGACGCAATCAGCGATCCCAATGGGATCAGGCAGCCCGACAGATTACCAGGCACGGATTGCCGAAGCCGAGAAGCTTGTTGCCAAGGAGCCGGGCAATCGTCAGGCATGGGTCCAGCTCGGCAACGACTATTTCGACACCGATCAGGCCCAGAAAGCGATTACTGCTTATGGCAAGGCCCTGGAACTTGATCCCAAAGACCCGAACATCCTCACGGACCAGGGGATCATGTACCGCAAGATGGGGTGGTTTGACAAGGCAATGGCAAATTTCGAGAAGGCTAACCAGATTGACCCGCGCCATTCCCAGAGCCTGATGAACCTGGGCGTTGTCTACGCCTCAGACCTGAAGCAGCCTGATAAGGCGATTGCCGCCTGGGAAAAATTCCTGACCATCGATTCAACCAGTCCGACAGCTCAACAGGTAAAGGGGATGATCGAGCAAATCAAGACCAACCCTCAGGGGATGTCCCAGGGAATGAAATGA
- the secF gene encoding protein translocase subunit SecF, with protein MELLKKTNIDFIGMRKISFIISGIITLVGIFAMVQIWRGTANMGIDFSGGTSVQLKFAQPIHMDQARAALAKHNLKEANLQDIKDGNKLLVKVGKTTLETGKAADTIQDVFKKEFPANPFTVESSTEIGPSIGDKLRNDTLIAIAISLVGIIIYIAWRFDFKFGVGATIATMHDVFAMFAVFFIFGKEFNLLFITAALTIAGYSLTDTVVVFDRIRENLHKNLKVSVITVFNGSINEVLSRTIVTSITTFLAAVSLFLFGGEVIHDFAFALVVGIVVATYSSIFVASPIVALWERKALSQAEAKA; from the coding sequence ATGGAACTGCTAAAGAAGACAAACATAGATTTTATCGGGATGAGAAAAATCTCGTTCATCATTTCAGGCATAATTACACTAGTCGGTATTTTCGCCATGGTTCAGATCTGGCGAGGCACCGCAAACATGGGGATCGACTTCTCCGGCGGCACGTCAGTACAGCTTAAGTTTGCCCAGCCGATTCACATGGACCAGGCGCGGGCCGCACTGGCCAAGCACAACCTGAAAGAGGCCAATCTCCAGGATATCAAAGACGGGAACAAGCTCCTGGTAAAGGTGGGGAAAACAACTCTTGAGACCGGCAAGGCAGCTGATACCATACAGGACGTCTTCAAGAAGGAATTTCCTGCCAATCCCTTCACCGTGGAAAGCTCAACCGAGATCGGGCCGTCCATCGGCGACAAGCTTCGCAATGACACTTTGATAGCCATTGCAATCTCGTTGGTAGGGATTATCATCTATATCGCCTGGCGTTTCGATTTCAAGTTCGGCGTTGGTGCTACCATCGCCACCATGCATGATGTCTTTGCCATGTTCGCCGTGTTTTTCATCTTCGGCAAGGAGTTCAATCTGCTCTTTATCACCGCAGCCCTCACCATTGCCGGCTACTCGCTGACCGACACGGTTGTCGTTTTTGACCGGATTCGCGAGAACCTGCATAAAAATCTCAAGGTTTCAGTAATTACCGTCTTTAACGGCAGCATCAACGAGGTGTTGTCCCGGACCATCGTTACCTCGATTACCACCTTTCTGGCGGCAGTATCGCTGTTCCTGTTCGGTGGCGAGGTTATCCACGATTTTGCCTTTGCGCTGGTAGTCGGTATAGTAGTGGCAACTTATTCATCTATTTTCGTTGCAAGCCCAATTGTTGCACTTTGGGAAAGAAAGGCGCTCAGCCAGGCTGAAGCTAAGGCATAA